In one Melopsittacus undulatus isolate bMelUnd1 chromosome 4, bMelUnd1.mat.Z, whole genome shotgun sequence genomic region, the following are encoded:
- the RPRM gene encoding protein reprimo yields MNGSEVGGGTAAAGLLAGAGSAALELERALRCCTATSVVTDGGGAAAADERSLYIMRVVQIAVMCVLALTVVFGIFFLGCNLLIKSEGMINFLVKDRRPSKEVEAVVVGPY; encoded by the coding sequence ATGAACGGCTCGGAGGTGGGCGGCGGCACGGCGGCGGCGGGGCTGCTAGCGGGCGCCGGGAGTGCGGCACTGGAGCTGGAACGGGCGCTACGCTGCTGTACCGCCACCTCCGTGGTGACCGAcggcggcggggcggcggcggcggacGAGCGGAGCCTGTACATCATGCGAGTGGTGCAGATCGCCGTCATGTGCGTCCTCGCCCTTACCGTCGTGTTCGGCATCTTCTTCCTCGGCTGCAACCTCCTCATCAAGTCCGAGGGAATGATCAACTTTCTGGTCAAGGATCGGCGCCCATCCAAAGAGGTGGAGGCGGTGGTGGTGGGGCCGTACTGA